The following proteins come from a genomic window of Bradyrhizobium paxllaeri:
- a CDS encoding Crp/Fnr family transcriptional regulator, which produces MTIEKCINEFDVDDVIFEEGSTGRELFVVLDGKVEIAKMNGASKTVIVTLGKGEFFGEMAVIDGSSRSATAIAAAPHTRVMRINHARFVYLVSQQPAFALMIMDALSKRLRASNTVAFRTAANS; this is translated from the coding sequence ATGACCATCGAAAAATGCATCAACGAGTTTGATGTAGATGACGTCATTTTTGAGGAAGGCTCGACCGGGCGGGAACTCTTTGTCGTGCTCGACGGCAAGGTCGAGATCGCCAAGATGAACGGCGCCAGCAAGACCGTGATCGTCACCCTCGGCAAGGGCGAGTTCTTCGGCGAGATGGCCGTCATCGACGGCTCGTCCCGGTCTGCAACCGCCATTGCGGCCGCGCCCCACACCCGCGTGATGCGGATCAATCACGCCCGCTTCGTCTATCTCGTCAGCCAGCAGCCGGCCTTTGCGCTGATGATCATGGATGCGCTCAGCAAGCGCCTGCGGGCCTCCAACACGGTCGCCTTTAGGACCGCAGCGAACTCATGA
- a CDS encoding glutathione S-transferase family protein, translated as MPSYRLHYFAESGNSYKLALMLTLCGQKFEPVWTDFGGGVTRTPEWRRDVNAMGEIPVLEEDGECLTQTAPILLKLAKQFGRFGGETEQEQFELLRWLFWDNHKLTGYMATYRYFRTFTPSPDEHVLKHFRRRLDDFLSILEQHLQKNAFAIGERPTVADISMMAYLHYPADETGYDWAVSHPAIDAWLKRMAQLPGWKSAYDLLPGKRLTHYAK; from the coding sequence ATGCCCAGCTATCGCCTGCATTATTTTGCGGAGTCCGGAAACAGCTACAAGCTCGCGCTGATGCTCACTCTGTGCGGGCAGAAGTTTGAGCCGGTCTGGACCGATTTCGGCGGTGGCGTCACCCGCACGCCGGAATGGCGGCGCGACGTCAACGCGATGGGCGAAATTCCGGTGCTGGAAGAGGACGGCGAGTGTCTTACCCAGACCGCGCCAATCCTGCTCAAGCTGGCCAAACAGTTCGGCCGGTTCGGCGGCGAGACCGAGCAGGAGCAGTTCGAACTGTTGCGCTGGCTGTTCTGGGACAACCACAAGCTCACCGGCTACATGGCGACCTACCGCTATTTCCGCACCTTCACGCCGTCGCCGGATGAGCATGTGCTGAAGCATTTCCGCAGGCGGCTTGATGATTTCCTGTCGATCCTCGAGCAGCACCTGCAGAAGAATGCATTCGCCATCGGCGAACGGCCGACGGTGGCCGACATTTCCATGATGGCCTATCTGCATTATCCCGCCGACGAGACCGGGTATGATTGGGCGGTCAGCCATCCCGCGATCGATGCGTGGCTTAAGCGAATGGCGCAATTGCCCGGCTGGAAATCGGCCTATGACCTGTTGCCCGGCAAACGCCTGACGCACTACGCCAAGTGA
- a CDS encoding glutathione S-transferase family protein, translating to MKFYDSVGPNPRIVRMFMAEKGIEMPKQTVDLRKGENREAEHLKRNPHGQMPTLELDDGNYLSEITAICEYLEEKHPSPPMIGATPEERAECRMWTRRVDLNICEHMGNGFRFGEGLKFFEKRIPCAPEASPGLKMIAANRLQWLDGQMADGRQYICGKRFTLADILLYGWLDFAGQVGQPLDTTNANIVTWMARVGERPSAKA from the coding sequence ATGAAGTTTTACGACTCGGTCGGACCGAACCCGCGCATCGTCCGCATGTTCATGGCGGAGAAGGGCATCGAGATGCCGAAGCAGACGGTCGATCTGCGCAAGGGCGAGAACCGCGAGGCCGAGCATCTGAAGCGCAACCCGCATGGCCAGATGCCGACGCTCGAACTCGACGACGGCAACTATCTCTCCGAAATCACCGCGATCTGCGAATATCTCGAAGAGAAGCATCCTAGCCCGCCGATGATCGGGGCAACGCCGGAAGAGCGCGCCGAATGCCGGATGTGGACGCGCCGCGTCGATCTCAACATCTGCGAGCATATGGGCAACGGCTTCCGCTTCGGCGAAGGCCTGAAATTTTTCGAGAAGCGGATTCCCTGCGCGCCCGAGGCTTCGCCCGGCCTGAAGATGATCGCCGCCAACCGCCTGCAATGGCTCGACGGCCAGATGGCCGACGGCCGCCAATATATCTGCGGCAAGCGCTTCACGCTGGCCGATATTCTGCTTTACGGCTGGCTCGATTTCGCCGGCCAGGTCGGCCAGCCGCTCGATACGACGAATGCCAACATCGTGACCTGGATGGCGCGGGTGGGAGAGCGGCCTTCGGCGAAGGCGTAA
- a CDS encoding CaiB/BaiF CoA transferase family protein has product MDKGIFEGLKVLDCASFIAAPAAATVLSDFGADVIKIEPPGAGDPYRNLPNLPGYPHSEHNFAWMLEARNKRSLALDLSKPEGQAVLHRLAAQADVFITNYPPQVRERLGITHEHLAPHNERLIYASFTGYGEKGEEANKPGFDSNAYWARSGLMDLVRADEHTTPARSIAGMGDHPCAMAFYGAIVTALYKRERTGKGSHVSSNLMANGIWAASVLAQAKLVGAKFGERRPRERALNAVTNHYQCKDGRWLILSLLNEDRQWPTLARCLGREDLIADPRFETKKDRHARSLELIKIFDETFATRDLAEWRKILDGNGLVFGVVGILDDIPNDKQMIENEVLVPFENDTMLTISSPIWVDGSKKVQPRKPPGIGEHSDEILRNAGYDEAAIGKLRAAGAVA; this is encoded by the coding sequence ATGGATAAGGGTATTTTCGAAGGCCTCAAGGTTCTGGACTGCGCGAGCTTCATCGCAGCCCCTGCGGCCGCCACCGTGCTGTCGGATTTCGGCGCCGACGTGATCAAGATCGAGCCGCCCGGCGCCGGCGACCCCTATCGCAACCTGCCGAATTTGCCGGGCTACCCGCATAGCGAGCATAATTTCGCGTGGATGCTGGAAGCCCGCAACAAACGGAGCCTCGCGCTCGATCTGTCCAAGCCCGAGGGCCAGGCCGTGCTGCATCGCCTCGCTGCCCAGGCCGACGTCTTCATCACCAATTATCCGCCGCAAGTGCGCGAGCGGCTCGGCATCACCCATGAGCATCTGGCGCCCCACAACGAGCGTCTGATCTACGCGTCCTTCACCGGCTATGGCGAAAAGGGCGAGGAAGCCAACAAGCCCGGCTTCGACTCCAACGCCTATTGGGCGCGCTCCGGTTTGATGGATCTGGTGCGCGCGGACGAGCACACCACACCGGCGCGTTCGATCGCCGGCATGGGCGACCACCCCTGTGCGATGGCGTTCTACGGCGCGATCGTCACCGCGCTCTACAAGCGCGAGCGCACCGGCAAGGGCTCGCATGTCAGCTCCAACCTGATGGCCAACGGCATCTGGGCGGCTTCGGTGCTGGCGCAGGCAAAGCTGGTCGGCGCAAAATTCGGCGAACGCCGCCCGCGCGAGCGCGCGCTGAACGCGGTGACCAATCACTACCAGTGCAAGGACGGCCGCTGGCTGATCCTCTCGCTGCTCAATGAGGACCGGCAATGGCCGACGCTGGCGCGCTGCCTCGGCCGCGAGGATCTCATCGCCGATCCGCGCTTCGAAACCAAGAAGGACCGCCATGCGCGCTCGCTCGAACTGATCAAGATCTTCGACGAGACTTTTGCGACCAGGGACCTTGCCGAATGGCGCAAGATCCTCGACGGCAACGGCCTCGTGTTTGGCGTGGTCGGCATTCTCGACGACATCCCGAACGACAAGCAGATGATCGAGAACGAGGTGCTGGTGCCGTTCGAGAACGACACCATGCTGACGATCTCCAGCCCGATCTGGGTGGATGGCAGCAAGAAGGTTCAGCCGCGCAAGCCGCCCGGCATCGGAGAGCACAGCGACGAGATCCTGCGTAACGCGGGCTATGACGAGGCCGCGATCGGCAAGCTGCGCGCGGCCGGCGCGGTGGCGTGA
- a CDS encoding enoyl-CoA hydratase, translated as MEFETIVVERPDPRIVRIVMNRPEARNAQNLQMTYDLNAAFDQAVQDDAVKVIILAGNGLHFSSGHDLRPGAKNTAGVDFPPVGNWGGFAEPNAHGRFAREQEIYLQITRRWRNLAKPTIAEVHGKCIAGGLMLAWACDLIVASHDAEFCDPVVAMGVCGVEWFVHPWELGPRKAKELLFTADVWSAEEAHRLGMVNHVVPRDELSAFVMKLAERIAAKPSFALKLTKEAVNRSVDVMGQPAAIEQAFALHQLCHAHNLQEFGMIVDPAGLHPSVRKPAQAK; from the coding sequence ATGGAGTTCGAAACCATCGTCGTGGAGCGGCCTGACCCGCGAATAGTGCGGATCGTGATGAACCGACCCGAGGCGCGCAACGCGCAAAACCTGCAGATGACCTACGACCTCAACGCCGCCTTCGACCAGGCGGTGCAGGACGATGCCGTCAAGGTCATTATCCTCGCCGGTAACGGCCTGCATTTTTCGTCGGGGCATGATCTGCGCCCCGGGGCCAAGAACACTGCCGGTGTGGATTTTCCGCCGGTTGGAAATTGGGGCGGATTCGCCGAGCCTAATGCCCACGGCCGCTTCGCGCGCGAGCAGGAAATCTATCTGCAGATCACCCGGCGCTGGCGCAACCTCGCCAAGCCGACGATTGCGGAGGTGCACGGCAAATGCATCGCCGGCGGGCTGATGCTGGCCTGGGCCTGCGACCTCATTGTCGCAAGCCACGATGCCGAGTTCTGCGATCCCGTCGTCGCCATGGGCGTCTGCGGCGTCGAATGGTTCGTGCATCCCTGGGAGTTGGGCCCGCGCAAGGCCAAGGAATTGCTGTTCACCGCCGACGTCTGGAGCGCGGAGGAAGCGCACCGACTCGGCATGGTCAACCACGTGGTGCCGCGGGATGAACTCTCCGCCTTCGTGATGAAGCTTGCTGAACGGATCGCGGCCAAGCCTTCGTTCGCGCTGAAGCTGACAAAAGAAGCCGTCAATCGTTCGGTCGACGTGATGGGGCAACCCGCGGCGATCGAGCAGGCATTCGCGCTGCATCAGCTCTGCCACGCGCACAATCTGCAGGAGTTCGGGATGATCGTAGATCCGGCAGGCCTTCACCCGTCCGTCCGTAAACCCGCCCAAGCGAAATAG
- a CDS encoding LemA family protein: MRRFWSVLATLSCLSLTNCGYNAIQTTDEQVKSGWSEVVNQYQRRADLVPNLVNSVKGFAQQEKDVLLGVTNARAKVGSVQATPEVLNDPAAFQKFQAAQGELSSALSRLLVVTENYPQLKSDALFRDLMAQLEGTENRITVARNRYIKAVQDYNVGIRTFPNNLTAMAFGYKEKPNFTVEDEKAISTAPKVDFNPTPAPAK, translated from the coding sequence ATGCGCAGATTTTGGAGCGTGCTGGCGACCCTGTCGTGCCTGAGCCTGACCAATTGCGGCTACAACGCCATCCAGACCACTGACGAGCAGGTCAAGTCGGGCTGGTCGGAAGTGGTCAACCAGTATCAGCGCCGTGCTGATCTGGTGCCCAATCTCGTCAATTCCGTGAAGGGCTTTGCACAGCAGGAGAAGGACGTCCTGCTGGGTGTCACCAATGCCCGCGCCAAGGTCGGCAGCGTCCAGGCGACGCCAGAGGTATTGAACGACCCTGCTGCATTCCAGAAATTCCAGGCGGCCCAGGGCGAACTGTCGAGCGCTTTGTCGCGGCTGTTGGTCGTGACTGAGAACTATCCGCAGCTCAAGTCGGACGCGCTGTTCCGCGACCTGATGGCGCAACTCGAAGGTACTGAAAACCGCATCACGGTCGCGCGCAATCGCTACATCAAGGCGGTGCAGGACTATAACGTCGGCATCCGCACCTTTCCGAACAATCTGACGGCGATGGCATTCGGCTACAAGGAGAAGCCGAATTTCACGGTCGAGGACGAGAAGGCAATCTCGACCGCGCCAAAGGTGGACTTCAACCCGACGCCGGCGCCCGCGAAGTAG
- a CDS encoding TPM domain-containing protein has product MSIGRITRHLLQHHWRRRRDFPPALLARIEQAINAGEATHSGQVRFVVEGALDGAPLFRNQSARERALDVFSHLRIWDTADNNGVLIYLLLADRDVEIVADRGIDTKVGAAGWEKICKEMEADFRTGNFERGVIRGIAAVSRELTAHFPRTGGGTNELPDTPVVL; this is encoded by the coding sequence ATGAGCATCGGTCGTATCACCAGGCATCTTCTCCAGCATCACTGGCGCCGCCGGCGCGATTTCCCGCCGGCCCTCCTGGCGAGGATCGAACAGGCGATCAATGCGGGCGAAGCTACCCATTCCGGGCAGGTTCGTTTCGTGGTCGAAGGCGCGCTCGACGGCGCTCCGCTGTTTCGCAACCAGTCCGCGCGGGAGCGGGCGCTGGACGTGTTTTCGCATTTGCGGATCTGGGACACTGCCGACAACAACGGCGTGCTGATCTATCTCCTGCTTGCCGATCGCGATGTCGAAATTGTCGCCGATCGAGGTATCGACACAAAGGTCGGCGCCGCCGGCTGGGAGAAAATCTGCAAGGAGATGGAAGCGGATTTCCGGACAGGGAATTTCGAACGTGGCGTGATCAGGGGCATCGCGGCAGTGTCGCGCGAACTGACGGCGCATTTTCCAAGGACGGGCGGCGGGACGAACGAACTGCCGGATACGCCAGTGGTGCTGTAA
- a CDS encoding TPM domain-containing protein, whose protein sequence is MRAARASLLALLLCWAAAALALVAVPPLSGRVVDQTGTLSAGDTAALTQTLRDLETRKGSQIAVLIVPTTDGEAIEQFALRVAEAWKIGRKKVDDGALLVIAKNDRHLRIEVGYGLEGALTDATTKRIIDEDITPKFKAGDFAGGVSAGVNRIVRVADGEKLPEPEPPHWQGSGLSNYIDPFNPFFLVFAFIIGGVLRALLGRFIGAAATGGIVGMFGWFLAGSLVAAILIGFIAFVVTFLVQNMGAMGPSVGRRGRDNGWVMGGSGGSWSGGSSSSNSDSGSFSGGGGSFGGGGASGSW, encoded by the coding sequence ATGCGCGCGGCAAGAGCCTCTCTTCTTGCACTGCTGCTGTGCTGGGCCGCCGCGGCGCTGGCGCTTGTGGCGGTGCCGCCGCTGAGTGGCCGCGTCGTCGATCAGACCGGCACGCTCTCGGCCGGCGATACCGCCGCGCTGACGCAGACATTGCGGGATCTGGAGACGCGAAAGGGCAGCCAGATCGCGGTGCTGATCGTGCCGACGACGGACGGCGAGGCCATCGAGCAATTCGCGCTGCGGGTCGCGGAGGCCTGGAAGATCGGTCGCAAGAAGGTCGACGACGGCGCGCTGCTCGTCATCGCCAAGAACGACCGTCATTTGCGCATCGAGGTCGGTTACGGCCTCGAAGGGGCGCTGACCGACGCCACCACGAAGCGCATCATCGATGAAGACATCACGCCGAAATTCAAGGCCGGCGATTTCGCCGGTGGCGTCTCTGCCGGCGTGAACCGGATTGTCCGAGTCGCCGACGGCGAGAAATTGCCAGAGCCGGAGCCGCCGCACTGGCAGGGGTCAGGCCTGTCCAACTATATCGACCCGTTCAATCCCTTTTTCCTCGTCTTCGCTTTCATCATCGGCGGGGTGTTGAGGGCCTTGCTCGGCCGGTTCATCGGCGCGGCGGCAACCGGCGGCATTGTCGGGATGTTCGGCTGGTTCCTTGCAGGATCGCTGGTGGCCGCGATCCTCATCGGTTTTATCGCTTTTGTCGTGACCTTCCTCGTCCAGAACATGGGCGCCATGGGCCCAAGCGTGGGACGCCGCGGCAGGGACAATGGATGGGTCATGGGCGGCAGCGGCGGCTCATGGTCCGGCGGATCCAGCTCCAGCAATAGCGATAGTGGCAGTTTCAGCGGAGGCGGCGGCAGTTTCGGCGGCGGCGGTGCATCGGGGAGCTGGTAG
- a CDS encoding MBL fold metallo-hydrolase yields the protein MSERRPSPFKTLLDSDVCTLIEAAEDVYQVRFKNRAANAYLVRGSSRTILIDVGLSSNYPHLLTCLNHLGVKPDEIDMVVLSHEHLDHIGAAYHFHDSAFIAAHRLAANKIMLRDDFSMLRKMFNEPNVPINVDLWLEEGNLVDLGNFRLNVMHTPGHTSACITLFDQDKGLLFASDTLMPGGVMGGVFGSGSIADYIQSLERLKGLNSKILLSGHGRLSDTPQDDVRIAIQRSHALLSDTAQLFDALDARANFEPIMQSVRDLNKLDDS from the coding sequence ATGAGCGAGCGCCGGCCAAGCCCGTTCAAGACTTTGCTCGACAGCGACGTCTGCACGCTGATCGAGGCGGCCGAGGACGTCTATCAGGTGCGTTTCAAGAATCGCGCGGCGAACGCCTATCTGGTACGCGGCAGCTCGCGCACCATCTTGATCGATGTCGGGCTATCCTCGAACTATCCGCACCTGCTGACGTGCCTCAACCATCTCGGGGTGAAGCCCGACGAGATCGACATGGTGGTGCTGAGCCACGAGCACCTCGATCATATCGGCGCGGCCTATCATTTCCATGACAGCGCTTTCATCGCCGCGCATCGGCTGGCCGCCAACAAGATCATGCTGCGCGACGACTTCTCGATGCTGCGCAAGATGTTCAATGAGCCGAACGTGCCGATCAATGTCGACCTCTGGCTCGAAGAAGGCAATCTGGTCGACCTCGGGAATTTTCGCCTCAATGTGATGCACACGCCGGGCCATACCTCGGCCTGCATCACGCTGTTCGATCAGGACAAGGGCCTGTTGTTCGCCTCCGATACGCTGATGCCCGGCGGCGTGATGGGCGGCGTGTTCGGCTCCGGCAGCATCGCCGACTACATCCAGTCGCTGGAGCGGCTGAAGGGCCTGAACTCAAAAATCCTGCTGTCCGGCCACGGCCGGCTGTCCGATACGCCGCAGGACGACGTGCGGATCGCGATCCAGCGCTCGCACGCATTGCTGTCGGACACCGCACAATTGTTCGATGCACTGGATGCACGGGCGAACTTTGAGCCGATCATGCAGTCGGTACGCGACCTCAACAAGCTCGACGACAGCTAG